In the Streptomyces sp. NBC_00525 genome, one interval contains:
- a CDS encoding sensor histidine kinase codes for MRFRGKSIRRKIVALLVVPLVSLTALWGFTTYLTGREAGKLLSASAVVEKVGHPLEDTVRVIQSERRQTLVFLADPRASDALPELRRRRAATDRVVAEVSRSAKEKDIRDALGTTAENQLNTILGAAEGLGALRDSVDERTIDRLKAMAYYNRLIDPSYRFLSGLRTMGNASMDQQFRALTGLSRAREMLAREDALVASGLLAGRLTAAELRGISDLVAQRGMLYETNLDLLPAAERRRVQEYWQGPDSEPLRSAEEKIIGEGPTTGPRTADAARWQEVAPAALDRLANDSTEMNNRLRDRGKPAGYGVLIKAGIAGVLGFLALLVSVFVSVRIGRELVRDLSRLRKDAHEVSGVRLPSVMRRLAAGEQIDVETESPHLQYERDEIGQVGQALNTLQRAAVEAAVKQADMRRGVSEVFVNLARRNQVLLHRQLTLLDAMERRTENTDELADLFRLDHLTTRMRRHAEGLVILSGAAPSRQWRKPIQLMDVVRAAVAEVEDYERIEVRRLPRIGVGGPAVADLTHLIAELLENATVFSPPHTAVQVHGERVANGFTLEIHDRGLGMAPDVLLDANLRLAETPEFELSDTDRLGLFVVSRLAQRQNVRVSLQPSPYGGTTAVVFIPATLLTDAPESHGTGFRLDRRSEKAIASSRPGAAAGRPETVPDTVPGRPGGLAPVPTGLMDPALLNGPVELEGDEPLDFTRDPLLEAVTGSGLDPVLDGVSDLEDTESERGGIFRARALRRDGDREQHQQADDDGVRALHPAGARPLPRRRRPPTLVADHGRRVDRGGRAHPGSEEPEAPRRPEPAPDTVGGLPRRVRQASLVPQLRDAPDTRTTRPAPAGGDDDIERDADEVRSRMASLQRGWQRGRLQNAEDLTGPGDTAPGTTPGGDGP; via the coding sequence ATGCGCTTTCGCGGAAAGTCCATCCGCAGGAAGATCGTGGCGTTGCTCGTGGTGCCGCTCGTCTCCCTCACCGCCCTCTGGGGATTCACCACCTATCTCACCGGCCGCGAGGCCGGGAAGCTGCTGAGCGCGAGCGCCGTGGTGGAGAAGGTGGGCCACCCCCTGGAGGACACCGTCCGGGTCATCCAGAGCGAGCGCCGCCAGACCCTGGTCTTCCTCGCCGACCCACGCGCGTCCGACGCCCTGCCCGAACTGCGCCGCCGGCGCGCAGCCACCGACCGCGTCGTGGCCGAAGTCAGCAGGAGCGCCAAGGAGAAGGACATCCGCGACGCGCTCGGCACCACCGCCGAGAACCAGCTCAACACCATTCTCGGCGCCGCCGAAGGTCTCGGCGCGCTGCGCGACTCCGTCGACGAACGCACCATCGACCGGCTCAAGGCCATGGCCTACTACAACCGGCTGATCGACCCGTCCTACCGATTCCTGTCCGGTCTGCGCACCATGGGGAACGCCTCCATGGACCAGCAGTTCCGCGCCCTGACCGGATTATCGCGCGCCCGCGAAATGCTCGCCCGCGAGGACGCCCTGGTCGCCTCGGGCCTGCTGGCCGGCCGGCTCACCGCCGCCGAGCTGCGCGGGATATCCGACCTCGTCGCCCAGCGCGGCATGCTCTACGAGACCAATCTCGACCTCCTCCCGGCCGCCGAGCGCCGCCGCGTCCAGGAGTACTGGCAGGGCCCCGACAGCGAACCGCTGCGCTCCGCCGAGGAGAAGATCATCGGCGAGGGGCCCACCACCGGCCCCCGCACCGCCGACGCGGCCCGCTGGCAGGAAGTCGCCCCGGCCGCCCTGGACCGGCTGGCCAACGACTCCACCGAGATGAACAACCGCCTCCGGGACCGGGGCAAACCGGCCGGCTACGGCGTCCTCATCAAGGCCGGCATCGCCGGAGTCCTCGGCTTCCTGGCCCTCCTCGTCTCCGTCTTCGTCTCCGTACGCATCGGCCGGGAACTCGTCCGCGACCTCTCCCGGCTCCGCAAGGACGCCCACGAGGTCTCCGGCGTACGCCTCCCGAGCGTGATGCGCCGCCTCGCCGCGGGCGAACAGATCGACGTCGAGACCGAGTCCCCGCACCTCCAGTACGAGCGGGACGAGATCGGCCAGGTCGGCCAGGCCCTCAACACCCTCCAGCGCGCCGCCGTCGAGGCCGCCGTCAAGCAGGCCGACATGCGCCGCGGCGTCTCCGAGGTCTTCGTCAACCTCGCCCGCCGCAACCAGGTCCTGCTGCACCGCCAGCTGACGCTCCTGGACGCCATGGAGCGCCGCACCGAGAACACCGACGAACTCGCCGACCTCTTCCGCCTCGACCACCTCACCACCCGCATGCGCCGGCACGCCGAGGGCCTGGTGATCCTCTCCGGCGCGGCCCCCTCCCGGCAGTGGCGCAAGCCCATCCAGCTGATGGACGTGGTGCGCGCCGCCGTCGCCGAGGTCGAGGACTACGAGCGCATCGAGGTCCGCAGGCTGCCCCGCATCGGCGTGGGCGGCCCCGCCGTCGCCGACCTCACCCACCTGATCGCCGAACTCCTGGAGAACGCCACGGTGTTCTCGCCGCCGCACACCGCGGTCCAGGTGCACGGCGAACGCGTCGCCAACGGCTTCACACTGGAGATCCACGACCGCGGACTCGGCATGGCCCCGGACGTCCTCCTGGACGCCAACCTCCGGCTCGCCGAGACCCCCGAGTTCGAGCTGTCCGACACCGACCGCCTCGGCCTCTTCGTCGTCAGCCGGCTCGCCCAGCGCCAGAACGTCCGCGTCTCCCTCCAGCCCTCCCCGTACGGCGGCACCACCGCCGTCGTGTTCATCCCCGCGACGCTCCTCACCGACGCCCCCGAATCGCACGGTACGGGCTTCCGCCTGGACCGCCGGTCCGAGAAGGCCATCGCCAGCAGCAGGCCCGGCGCGGCGGCCGGCCGCCCCGAGACGGTCCCGGACACCGTGCCCGGCCGGCCGGGCGGACTCGCCCCGGTCCCGACCGGGCTGATGGACCCCGCCCTGCTGAACGGCCCCGTCGAGCTGGAGGGCGACGAGCCGCTGGACTTCACCCGCGACCCGCTCCTCGAAGCGGTCACCGGCTCCGGGCTCGACCCCGTACTCGACGGCGTGTCCGACCTGGAGGACACCGAGAGCGAACGCGGCGGCATCTTCCGCGCCCGCGCCCTGCGCCGCGACGGCGACCGCGAACAGCACCAGCAGGCCGACGACGACGGCGTACGGGCCCTGCACCCGGCCGGGGCCAGGCCGCTGCCCCGGCGCCGCCGCCCGCCAACCCTCGTCGCCGACCACGGCCGCCGCGTGGACCGGGGCGGCCGCGCCCACCCCGGCTCCGAGGAACCGGAAGCGCCCCGCAGGCCCGAACCCGCCCCGGACACCGTGGGCGGCCTGCCCCGCCGCGTCCGGCAGGCCAGCCTCGTCCCGCAACTGCGCGACGCGCCGGACACCCGTACGACGCGACCCGCCCCCGCCGGGGGCGACGACGACATCGAGCGGGACGCGGACGAGGTACGCAGCCGTATGGCTTCGCTCCAGCGCGGCTGGCAGCGCGGCCGCCTGCAGAACGCCGAGGATCTGACCGGCCCCGGCGACACAGCACCAGGAACCACTCCGGGAGGGGACGGTCCATGA
- a CDS encoding hydantoinase B/oxoprolinase family protein: MTGRWEFWIDRGGTFTDVVGRRPDGRLVTRKLLSHDPDRYRDAAVAGIRLMLDLAPGEPVPADRVAAVKMGTTVATNALLERRGEPTVLVITEGFRDALRIAYQNRPRLFDRRILLPEAVYDRVIEVPERIDARGRTITPLDREAVAARLREARADGLSSAAVVLMHGYRHPAHEQAVATEARAAGFTQISCSHEVSPLIKLVPRGDTTVVDAYLSPILRRYVDSVAAELPGIRLMFMQSNGGLREAAHFRGKDAVLSGPAGGVVGMVRTSARAGHDRVIGFDMGGTSTDVSHYAGEFERELGAEVAGARMRVPMMNIHTVAAGGGSVLHFDGRRYRVGPDSAGAVPGPACYRRGGPLTVTDAQVMLGRISPEHFPAVFGPDGDQPLDADVVRERFEDLADEVARATGTRRTAAETAAGFLEIAVLAMAGAVKKISVQRGHDITRYALTGFGGAGGQAVCAVADALGIDTVLVPPLAGVLSAYGIGLADATAMREQSVEAVLDTGTEQRVRRLCDELAARTSADLRADGIPEDAVSTRARVLLRYEGTDASLPVPLDTAAAMTEAFTREHRARYGFTADRRLVVETASVEATGTAGGHAENRPPERETGAPTTPRPYATTRMFAQGRWQDAPLHRRTDLRATDLVTGPAVVAEADATTVVDPGWQAELAPTGHLVLTRARPRPARQAVGTRVDPVMLEVFNNLFMSIAEQMGVTLENTARSVNIKERLDFSCALFDARGNLIANAPHIPVHLGSMGESIKEVLHRNAGTMRPGDVYAINDPYHGGTHLPDVTVVTPVFDEGGEAPALRFLVASRGHHAEIGGITPGSMPAFSRTVEEEGVLFDNWLLVRDGALREDETRALLTTAPYPSRDPDTNLADLRAQIAANEKGIAELRAMTDQFGAEAVDAYMGHVQDNAEESVRRIIAGLDDGHYRYETDNGAVIEVTLTVDREARSAVIDFTGTSPQQPGNFNAPKSVVMAAVLYVFRTLVADDIPLNSGCLTPLEIRVPEGSMLAPAPPAATVAGNVETSQAVTGALYAALGVQAEGSGTMNNLTFGNDRVQYYETVASGSGAGEDFDGTDAVQTHMTNSRLTDPEILEWRYPVLLESFGIRAGSGGAGRHRGGCGVERRIRFLEPVTLALLTGHRRVPPYGMAGGEPGALGSQHIERADGSVTELAGCDSADAGAGDVLVLRTPGGGGYGEPAERPFCAVSTVVSPRT, encoded by the coding sequence ATGACCGGGCGCTGGGAGTTCTGGATCGACCGTGGCGGCACCTTCACCGATGTGGTGGGCCGCCGCCCCGACGGGCGACTCGTCACCCGCAAACTCCTCTCGCACGACCCGGACCGCTACCGCGACGCGGCCGTCGCCGGAATCCGGCTGATGCTGGACCTCGCGCCCGGCGAACCAGTCCCCGCCGACCGCGTCGCCGCCGTGAAGATGGGCACCACCGTCGCCACCAACGCCCTCCTCGAGCGGCGCGGCGAACCGACCGTCCTGGTGATCACCGAGGGCTTCCGCGACGCCCTGCGCATCGCCTACCAGAACCGCCCCCGCCTCTTCGACCGGCGCATCCTCCTCCCCGAAGCCGTCTACGACCGGGTCATCGAGGTCCCCGAACGCATCGACGCCCGGGGCCGCACCATCACCCCGCTCGACCGCGAGGCCGTCGCCGCCCGGCTGCGCGAGGCCCGCGCCGACGGACTGAGCAGCGCCGCCGTCGTCCTGATGCACGGCTACCGCCACCCCGCCCACGAACAGGCGGTCGCCACCGAGGCACGGGCCGCCGGATTCACCCAGATCAGCTGCTCCCACGAGGTCAGCCCGCTGATCAAGCTCGTCCCGCGCGGCGACACCACCGTCGTCGACGCCTACCTCTCACCCATCCTGCGCCGGTACGTCGACTCGGTCGCCGCCGAACTCCCCGGCATCCGGCTCATGTTCATGCAGTCCAACGGCGGCCTGCGCGAGGCCGCCCACTTCCGGGGCAAGGACGCGGTCCTCTCCGGACCCGCCGGCGGCGTCGTCGGCATGGTCCGCACCTCCGCCCGGGCCGGCCACGACCGGGTCATCGGCTTCGACATGGGCGGCACCTCCACGGACGTCTCGCACTACGCCGGCGAGTTCGAGCGCGAACTCGGCGCCGAGGTCGCGGGCGCGCGGATGCGGGTGCCCATGATGAACATCCACACCGTCGCGGCCGGCGGCGGCTCCGTCCTGCACTTCGACGGCCGGCGCTACCGGGTCGGACCCGACTCCGCCGGAGCGGTACCCGGCCCGGCCTGCTACCGCCGGGGCGGCCCGCTGACCGTCACCGACGCCCAGGTCATGCTCGGCCGCATCAGCCCCGAACACTTCCCCGCCGTCTTCGGACCGGACGGCGACCAGCCGCTGGACGCCGACGTCGTACGCGAACGCTTCGAGGACCTCGCCGACGAGGTCGCCCGCGCCACCGGCACCCGCCGCACCGCCGCCGAGACCGCCGCCGGCTTCCTGGAGATCGCCGTCCTCGCCATGGCCGGCGCCGTCAAGAAGATCTCCGTCCAGCGCGGACACGACATCACCCGCTACGCCCTCACCGGCTTCGGCGGCGCCGGCGGCCAGGCCGTCTGCGCCGTCGCCGACGCCCTCGGCATCGACACCGTCCTCGTCCCCCCGCTGGCCGGGGTGCTCTCCGCGTACGGGATCGGGCTCGCCGACGCCACCGCCATGCGCGAGCAGTCCGTCGAAGCCGTCCTGGACACCGGCACCGAACAGCGCGTACGGCGGCTGTGCGACGAACTCGCCGCCCGGACGAGCGCCGACCTGCGCGCCGACGGCATCCCCGAGGACGCCGTCTCCACCCGCGCCCGCGTCCTGCTGCGCTACGAGGGCACCGACGCGAGCCTGCCCGTACCCCTGGACACGGCCGCCGCCATGACCGAGGCGTTCACCCGCGAGCACCGCGCCCGCTACGGCTTCACCGCCGACCGGCGCCTCGTCGTCGAGACGGCCTCCGTCGAGGCCACCGGAACGGCCGGCGGCCACGCCGAGAACCGGCCGCCCGAACGGGAGACCGGAGCCCCCACCACACCGCGCCCGTACGCCACCACCCGCATGTTCGCGCAAGGCCGGTGGCAGGACGCCCCGCTCCACCGCCGCACGGACCTGCGCGCCACCGACCTCGTCACCGGACCCGCCGTCGTCGCCGAGGCCGACGCCACCACCGTCGTCGACCCCGGCTGGCAGGCCGAACTCGCCCCCACCGGGCACCTCGTCCTCACCCGCGCCCGCCCCCGCCCCGCCCGGCAGGCCGTCGGCACCCGCGTCGACCCCGTGATGCTCGAAGTCTTCAACAACCTCTTCATGTCCATCGCCGAGCAGATGGGCGTCACCCTGGAGAACACCGCCCGCTCCGTCAACATCAAGGAGCGCCTCGACTTCTCCTGCGCCCTGTTCGACGCGCGCGGCAACCTCATCGCCAACGCGCCCCACATCCCGGTCCACCTCGGCTCCATGGGCGAATCCATCAAGGAGGTCCTCCACCGCAACGCCGGCACCATGCGCCCCGGCGACGTCTACGCCATCAACGACCCGTACCACGGCGGCACCCACCTGCCCGACGTCACCGTCGTCACCCCGGTGTTCGACGAGGGCGGCGAGGCGCCGGCGCTGAGATTCCTGGTCGCCTCGCGCGGCCACCACGCCGAGATCGGCGGCATCACCCCCGGCTCCATGCCCGCCTTCAGCCGGACCGTCGAGGAGGAGGGCGTCCTCTTCGACAACTGGCTCCTGGTCCGGGACGGCGCCCTGCGCGAGGACGAGACCCGCGCCCTGCTCACCACCGCCCCGTACCCCTCGCGCGACCCCGACACCAACCTCGCCGACCTGCGCGCCCAGATCGCCGCCAACGAGAAGGGCATCGCCGAACTGCGCGCCATGACCGACCAGTTCGGCGCCGAGGCGGTGGACGCCTACATGGGACACGTCCAGGACAACGCCGAGGAGTCGGTGCGCCGCATCATCGCCGGACTGGACGACGGCCACTACCGGTACGAGACGGACAACGGCGCAGTGATCGAGGTGACCCTCACGGTGGACCGGGAGGCCCGCAGCGCCGTCATCGACTTCACCGGCACCTCGCCCCAGCAGCCGGGCAACTTCAACGCCCCGAAGTCCGTCGTCATGGCCGCCGTGCTCTACGTCTTCCGCACCCTGGTCGCCGACGACATCCCGCTCAACAGCGGCTGCCTCACCCCGCTGGAGATCAGGGTGCCGGAGGGCTCCATGCTGGCGCCCGCCCCGCCCGCCGCCACGGTCGCCGGCAACGTCGAGACCTCCCAGGCCGTCACCGGCGCCCTCTACGCGGCCCTGGGCGTCCAGGCCGAGGGCTCCGGCACCATGAACAACCTCACCTTCGGCAACGACCGGGTGCAGTACTACGAGACCGTGGCCAGCGGCTCCGGCGCCGGCGAGGACTTCGACGGCACCGACGCCGTCCAGACCCACATGACCAACTCCCGCCTCACCGACCCCGAGATCCTGGAGTGGCGCTACCCCGTCCTGCTGGAGAGCTTCGGCATCCGCGCGGGCAGCGGGGGAGCGGGCCGGCACCGCGGCGGATGCGGGGTGGAACGCCGCATCCGCTTCCTCGAACCGGTCACCCTCGCCCTGCTCACCGGACACCGCCGGGTGCCCCCGTACGGCATGGCCGGCGGCGAACCGGGCGCCCTCGGCAGCCAGCACATCGAACGCGCGGACGGCAGCGTCACGGAACTGGCCGGCTGCGACAGCGCGGACGCCGGGGCGGGCGACGTACTGGTCCTGCGCACGCCGGGCGGCGGCGGATACGGCGAGCCGGCCGAACGGCCCTTCTGCGCCGTTTCGACCGTTGTCAGTCCGAGGACCTAA
- a CDS encoding HEAT repeat domain-containing protein yields the protein MFDPFIAPSGTLLGLLQRGRGDGTLHALAAPRPEALAALNHCVLSDPRHDWQAENRSLYYARLYLDLDGGIEEIERHLTDPEDHLDTDDSRTGLALSVLGHLASYGRGDALALLRRYAATGSNWAWALDELALRDDDTGLRSLAEPVLARFPDDAGGRAELAATVRDAYEPRPWRLWADDPRPAVGARVRAASEQGSFDRWQRQMRPGGPRPGWSVQAVFDWARHGLERGTALHVPAARCLAAVAGPEDRAEIVEAARSGPDAARCAALHYLAAEVRDPVVLDLIETAATGHEGTVADAAVAAFERMCGEEAVDRARRWARRPDALGASAAGVLAGRGGPQDAPAVLGALRDAVRGDGPDAPRLWALVDGAGRLGIACAAPVLRHVYRETSSSQLRGRTALALAATDPSFATGFAVECLWDCEETTREVAALHAETGDLRVAERLRRLAADPAEEAEVQSAVRSRIGPDAPAV from the coding sequence ATGTTCGATCCGTTCATAGCGCCGAGCGGCACCCTGCTCGGCCTGCTGCAGAGAGGCCGCGGCGACGGCACGCTCCACGCGCTCGCCGCCCCGCGCCCCGAGGCCCTGGCGGCGCTCAACCACTGCGTCCTGAGCGACCCCCGCCACGACTGGCAGGCGGAGAACCGCTCCCTCTACTACGCACGCCTCTACCTCGACCTCGACGGCGGCATCGAGGAGATCGAGCGGCACCTCACCGACCCCGAGGACCACCTCGACACGGACGACTCACGGACCGGCCTCGCCCTGTCCGTCCTCGGCCACCTCGCCTCCTACGGCCGCGGCGACGCCCTCGCCCTGCTGCGCCGCTACGCCGCGACCGGCTCCAACTGGGCCTGGGCCCTGGACGAGCTGGCGCTGCGCGACGACGACACGGGCCTGCGCTCCCTCGCCGAACCCGTGCTCGCCCGCTTCCCCGACGACGCCGGGGGCCGCGCCGAACTGGCCGCCACCGTGCGCGACGCCTACGAGCCCCGCCCCTGGCGGCTGTGGGCCGACGACCCGCGACCGGCCGTCGGCGCCCGCGTCCGGGCCGCGTCCGAACAGGGCTCCTTCGACCGCTGGCAGCGCCAGATGCGCCCCGGCGGCCCCCGCCCCGGCTGGAGCGTCCAGGCGGTCTTCGACTGGGCCCGCCACGGCCTCGAACGCGGCACCGCCCTGCACGTACCGGCCGCCCGCTGCCTCGCCGCCGTCGCGGGACCCGAGGACCGCGCCGAGATCGTCGAGGCCGCCCGCAGCGGACCCGACGCCGCCCGCTGCGCCGCCCTCCACTACCTGGCCGCCGAGGTCCGCGACCCCGTCGTCCTCGACCTGATCGAGACCGCCGCCACCGGACACGAGGGCACCGTCGCCGACGCGGCCGTCGCCGCCTTCGAGCGCATGTGCGGCGAGGAGGCCGTGGACCGCGCCCGCCGCTGGGCCCGCCGACCCGACGCACTCGGCGCCTCCGCTGCCGGAGTGCTCGCCGGACGCGGCGGCCCGCAGGACGCCCCCGCGGTGCTCGGCGCCCTGCGCGACGCCGTACGCGGCGACGGACCGGACGCCCCCCGCCTGTGGGCCCTGGTCGACGGCGCCGGCCGGCTCGGCATCGCCTGCGCCGCCCCCGTACTGCGCCATGTCTACCGCGAGACGTCCTCCTCGCAGCTGCGCGGCAGGACCGCCCTCGCCCTCGCCGCCACCGACCCCTCCTTCGCCACCGGATTCGCCGTCGAGTGCCTGTGGGACTGCGAGGAGACGACCCGCGAGGTCGCCGCGCTGCACGCCGAGACCGGAGACCTCCGGGTGGCCGAACGGCTGCGCCGGCTCGCCGCCGACCCCGCCGAGGAGGCCGAGGTCCAGTCGGCCGTACGCAGCAGGATCGGCCCGGACGCCCCGGCGGTCTGA
- a CDS encoding ankyrin repeat domain-containing protein codes for MSETPDPEVVALASKVFDLARGGDAEALAAYVDAGVPADLTNDRGDTLLMLAAYHGHAAAVTALATRGADPDRANDRGQTPLAGAVFKGEADVVRALLDAGANPATGTPSAVDTARMFGKADLLELFGAR; via the coding sequence ATGAGCGAAACCCCCGATCCCGAGGTGGTGGCGCTGGCCTCCAAGGTGTTCGACCTGGCGCGCGGCGGCGACGCCGAGGCCCTCGCCGCCTACGTGGACGCCGGAGTGCCCGCCGACCTCACCAACGACCGGGGCGACACACTGCTGATGCTCGCCGCCTACCACGGGCACGCCGCCGCCGTCACCGCCCTCGCCACCCGCGGCGCCGACCCGGACCGGGCCAACGACCGCGGCCAGACCCCGCTCGCCGGCGCGGTCTTCAAGGGCGAGGCGGACGTGGTCCGCGCCCTGCTCGACGCGGGTGCGAATCCGGCCACCGGAACACCCTCCGCCGTGGACACCGCACGCATGTTCGGCAAGGCCGACCTGCTGGAACTCTTCGGCGCCCGCTGA
- a CDS encoding SCO1417 family MocR-like transcription factor: MAQWTSAVGAAQLARQLQAQQQRPAGPGSRRPPAYRALADGIRLLVLEGRVAVAARLPAERELALSLSVSRTTVAAAYEALRAEGFLESRRGAGSWTAVPAGNPLPARGLEPLPPEALGSMIDLGCASLPAPEPWLTRAVQGALEELPPYAHTHGDYPAGLPALRQMIADRYTAQGIPTMPEQIMVTTGAMGAIDAICHLFAGRGERIAVESPSYANILQLMREAGARLVPVAMEEGLGGWDLGRWRQVLRDAAPRLGYVVADFHNPTGALADEDRRRALVDAARAAGTVLVVDETMRELHLDEDLEMPRPVCAFDPAGSTVLTVGSASKAFWAGMRIGWVRAAPDVIRSLVAARAYADMGTPVLEQLAVNWLMRSGGWQDAVRLRREQARDNRDALVAAVRRELPEWEFSVPDGGLTLWVRTGGLSGSRLAVAGEGVGVRVPSGPRFGVDGAFEGYVRLPFTVGGPVADEAAQRLAQAARLVGAGAGAGAEAPRTFVA; the protein is encoded by the coding sequence ATGGCGCAGTGGACTTCGGCGGTGGGGGCGGCCCAGTTGGCCCGGCAGCTCCAGGCCCAGCAGCAGCGGCCGGCCGGCCCCGGCAGCCGCCGCCCGCCCGCCTACCGCGCCCTCGCCGACGGTATCCGGCTGCTCGTCCTGGAGGGCCGGGTCGCGGTCGCCGCCCGCCTCCCCGCCGAACGCGAACTGGCCCTCTCCCTCTCCGTCAGCCGCACCACCGTCGCCGCCGCCTACGAGGCGCTGCGCGCCGAGGGCTTCCTGGAGTCCCGGCGCGGCGCCGGCAGCTGGACGGCCGTTCCGGCGGGCAACCCGCTGCCCGCGCGCGGCCTGGAACCGCTGCCGCCCGAGGCGCTGGGCTCCATGATCGACCTGGGCTGCGCCTCGCTGCCGGCCCCCGAGCCCTGGCTCACCCGCGCCGTCCAGGGCGCCCTGGAGGAGCTTCCGCCGTACGCCCACACGCACGGCGACTACCCGGCCGGACTGCCCGCCCTGCGGCAGATGATCGCCGACCGGTACACCGCCCAGGGCATCCCCACCATGCCCGAGCAGATCATGGTCACCACCGGCGCCATGGGCGCCATCGACGCCATCTGCCACCTCTTCGCCGGGCGCGGCGAGCGGATCGCGGTGGAGTCCCCGAGCTACGCCAACATCCTCCAGCTGATGCGCGAGGCGGGCGCCCGGCTGGTGCCGGTGGCCATGGAGGAGGGGCTCGGCGGCTGGGACCTGGGCCGCTGGCGCCAGGTGCTGCGCGATGCCGCGCCCCGCCTCGGCTATGTCGTCGCCGACTTCCACAACCCCACCGGGGCGCTGGCCGACGAGGACCGCCGCCGGGCGCTGGTGGACGCCGCGCGCGCGGCCGGCACCGTCCTGGTGGTGGACGAGACGATGCGCGAACTGCACCTCGACGAGGACCTGGAGATGCCGCGCCCGGTCTGCGCGTTCGACCCGGCCGGCAGCACGGTCCTGACCGTGGGCTCGGCCAGCAAGGCGTTCTGGGCGGGCATGCGGATCGGCTGGGTACGGGCCGCACCCGACGTGATCCGCAGCCTGGTCGCCGCCCGCGCGTACGCCGACATGGGCACCCCCGTCCTCGAACAGCTCGCGGTCAACTGGCTGATGCGCTCCGGGGGCTGGCAGGACGCGGTCCGGCTGCGCCGCGAACAGGCCCGCGACAACCGCGACGCGCTGGTGGCGGCGGTGCGCCGGGAGCTGCCGGAGTGGGAGTTCTCGGTGCCGGACGGCGGGCTGACCCTCTGGGTGCGCACGGGCGGCCTCTCCGGCTCGCGCCTCGCGGTGGCCGGCGAGGGCGTCGGCGTACGGGTGCCCTCCGGACCCCGGTTCGGCGTGGACGGGGCATTCGAGGGGTACGTGCGGCTGCCGTTCACGGTGGGCGGCCCGGTGGCGGACGAGGCGGCCCAGCGGCTCGCCCAGGCCGCCCGTCTGGTCGGCGCGGGAGCGGGGGCGGGCGCGGAGGCCCCCCGCACGTTCGTCGCCTGA
- the yczE gene encoding membrane protein YczE produces the protein MSETAVPQGAHLVRRLVQLYAGLALYGASSALLVVAGLGLEPWGVLHQGLAELTGISIGVVSIIIGAIVLLLWIPLRQRPGLGTVSNVFAVGLAMDATLALVPEAHGLAVRAGVMAAGIVLNGVATGLYISARFGPGPRDGLMTGMHRRTGRSIRLVRTALEVAVVVSGFLLGGSVGAGTVLYALAIGPLAQVFLRVFAIPEQGSPAAAGSGRRRSILRR, from the coding sequence TTGTCCGAGACCGCCGTTCCGCAGGGGGCGCACCTCGTCCGACGGCTGGTCCAGCTGTACGCGGGGCTCGCCCTGTACGGGGCCAGTTCGGCGCTGCTGGTCGTCGCCGGTCTCGGTCTGGAGCCGTGGGGCGTGCTGCACCAGGGGCTCGCGGAGCTGACCGGCATCAGCATCGGCGTGGTGTCGATCATCATCGGCGCGATCGTGCTGCTGCTGTGGATACCGCTGCGCCAGCGGCCGGGTCTCGGCACGGTCTCCAACGTGTTCGCGGTGGGGCTCGCGATGGACGCGACGCTGGCGCTCGTCCCGGAGGCGCACGGTCTCGCGGTGCGGGCCGGGGTGATGGCGGCGGGGATCGTCCTGAACGGGGTGGCGACGGGCCTGTACATCAGCGCCCGGTTCGGGCCGGGCCCCCGCGACGGCCTGATGACCGGGATGCACCGGCGGACCGGCCGGTCGATCCGGCTGGTGCGCACGGCGCTGGAGGTGGCGGTCGTGGTCAGCGGGTTCCTGCTCGGCGGTTCGGTGGGGGCGGGCACGGTCCTGTACGCCCTGGCCATCGGCCCGCTCGCGCAGGTCTTCCTCCGTGTCTTCGCGATCCCGGAGCAGGGCTCCCCCGCGGCCGCCGGCTCCGGGCGCCGGCGGTCCATACTGCGTCGGTGA